Within the Longimicrobium sp. genome, the region AGGTCGCCCGCGACGAGCGGGAGGACGGGCGCGAGCGCCGCCATCTCCGCGTCGGGCGGGATAAGGACGGGCTGCATCGCGATCGCCCGGCGCCAGCTCTCGGCCGCTTGGCCGAGCCGTCCGCACCGCGCGGCCGCCACCGCCAGCTCCATCCACGTGGAGGCGCTGTCGTCCAGCGCCACGGCCCGCTCCAGCAGCGCCACGCGGTCCGCGGGCTCCGCCGCGCGCCGCGCCTGCCGCCGCAGCCTGCCCGCCGCGCGGCCCTTGCCGATCCAGTGGAAGAACCGGGAGATGGGGTTCATGGCGGGGGATGGAGCGGGCGGCGGGCTACGAGCAGCGAGGAGGGGTGCGTTGCGATCAGTTCGCGGCGGGCCGGAGCAGCGGTTGAAAGCCTGCCTGGCGAAAGTGGTTGTCCGTCGTGAGCGCGTCCGTGATCCCGCGATCGCGCATGACTACGAACGATGTGCAGTCCGTCAGGCTCCACGCCTTGTCGGGCCGGCTGCGGAAGAGTGCGAGAGCTTGAGAATACACGGACTCACTCCACGGAAGGATCTCGACATTGGGATCAGCTGCCATGCCTGCGAGGAAACGCGCAGTCTGAGCGCGGCGACGCGGGTCGGACATCGCGTTGCCGATCTCCAGGCACACCGGCCTCGTCAGCACGAGCCTGACCTGATTGCGCAGCTGGGTTCCGAGCGTAACGGCGGCGACATGATGCTCGTCGTCCACGTTGAGCAACGCGATCGCGAACGCCGTGTCGATGAGAACCTCAGTCCTCCTCATCGATCACGCCGCCATAGAGATAATGATCCACGCGTTCGGACCAATCCGCCGGCCCATGAACCGGATTTGCGAGCGCGACGTCGATGAAGGAAACCGGGGCGGGCGCTCCCGTCTCCTCGATCGGCTCGTAGGTCATCACGAATCGCGAGTTCGGGGCGAGCTGGAGCGGCTCGTCGGGATGAACCGTTTCCCCGTCGTACGTGGCCTCGACTTTACGAGTCATAAATGCTCCCGGACGGTGGCTTCGATTTGCCTGGAATTGAAGATAGTAAACACCCCTAATTTCGCCAAGGTCCTACGGGCGGCGGCGCGGCCGGCTTCGCCATTTCCTCGCGGAGGACGGGCACCAGCACACCTTCCCCACGTTCCGGTGGTGGCGCGAGATCTACCACGAATATCCCTACGGATGATCGTAACGTCGGACGGATAGGTCCTTGGGGCCCTGGAGCTTCAGCTCTCGCGCTGTTGCAAGCCAGGATACCGGCTTCGGCTCCGGAGCGAGCTCGTCATCCACCCCGCCGGCTTCGTCACGTGGCTCCTCGGCTCCAGGGGAATCGTTGACGCGAACGGTGATCACTACCCGTGTGCCGGGTTCGAGCGGCAGCGGTTCGTCGACTGCGATGCTGGAGCCGTCCCACACTCCGTATCCCATGAAGTGCATGAGTGCCTCCAGCGCTCAAGGTGGCCCCGCAGCACGCGCCGGCTTCGCCGCTTCCTCGCGGAGGACAGGCTCCAGCACCCTCCATACGTTCTCGGCAACGATGCGCTGGCC harbors:
- a CDS encoding type II toxin-antitoxin system VapC family toxin yields the protein MRRTEVLIDTAFAIALLNVDDEHHVAAVTLGTQLRNQVRLVLTRPVCLEIGNAMSDPRRRAQTARFLAGMAADPNVEILPWSESVYSQALALFRSRPDKAWSLTDCTSFVVMRDRGITDALTTDNHFRQAGFQPLLRPAAN